A section of the Alkalicoccobacillus plakortidis genome encodes:
- a CDS encoding right-handed parallel beta-helix repeat-containing protein translates to MKVITVSQKILSKYKQLQRALDVVEEGGSIQLEEGTYKGTYIIDKSITISGNGEKDAIIIEGSFEIKNHATFRLKNVTIQDGETGIFVSDGSAELDNCDINRMSESALTIKKDSKAVLRDVIMQNNQHAIVSQGKASLLYCALSKQKAVQIILHQGAQMKLKHSHIFQGMQEAVILEGASQMVLEDCSVYGHTGLKSQISVQSSAKLSLISSRLYEGKYGGIEVNGGRLLMRDSELYRNNGHQIRLSDSTSVISQSYIHSGDIGCHVLDGTNLRLEQTRLVAHLQAQINVQGGQLKAKQCSILSGKGNGVLIAASGEAVISDSEIAGHFLPQICVSEQGNTIIERSSIHHGDHYGVWLTEQSSAAIFQSNIYSHQQIQVVVAEQSFLEMDTSSIYEGYENGLHFLEESKGQLTHCEIYRHGEDYPQIIVRGAADPVFKNCTVSESPSNAIWFLEEARGRIEQCHFVSHGLAQLEITDGSKPVIAQTTIMEGGHCAIQIREAGPYIEGCTFTDNEATILLEGNCPAEIIGDGAEALADFAENKRMEEERLSNLDDKTLERIQKANDLAEKEARTAEIVGLVEELERRLGKGY, encoded by the coding sequence GTGAAAGTCATTACCGTGTCACAAAAAATTCTATCAAAATATAAACAGCTTCAGCGGGCATTAGATGTTGTTGAAGAGGGCGGATCTATCCAGTTAGAAGAGGGTACATATAAAGGAACATACATTATAGATAAATCGATAACCATTAGTGGAAATGGTGAGAAAGATGCCATTATCATTGAGGGTTCATTTGAAATAAAGAATCACGCCACTTTTCGTCTGAAGAATGTAACGATTCAGGACGGAGAAACAGGCATATTTGTTTCTGATGGTTCAGCTGAGCTCGATAACTGTGACATAAATAGAATGAGCGAGTCGGCTTTAACCATTAAAAAAGACAGCAAGGCTGTTTTACGTGACGTCATTATGCAAAATAATCAACATGCGATTGTTTCACAAGGGAAAGCGTCTCTTTTATACTGCGCGTTGTCTAAACAAAAAGCCGTTCAAATAATCCTACATCAAGGTGCCCAGATGAAATTAAAGCATTCTCACATTTTTCAAGGTATGCAGGAGGCTGTCATTTTAGAGGGAGCTAGCCAAATGGTATTGGAGGATTGTTCGGTTTACGGACATACTGGTTTGAAATCTCAAATTAGCGTGCAATCATCCGCGAAACTTTCTTTGATCTCCAGTCGTTTATATGAAGGGAAATATGGTGGAATAGAAGTAAATGGTGGCCGTTTATTAATGAGGGATTCAGAATTATATCGGAACAATGGCCATCAGATTAGGTTAAGCGATAGTACATCAGTTATTAGTCAGTCTTATATACATAGTGGTGACATTGGATGCCACGTTTTGGACGGAACAAATTTGCGTCTTGAACAAACTCGCTTAGTTGCTCACCTTCAAGCTCAAATTAATGTGCAAGGAGGACAGTTGAAGGCTAAACAATGTTCTATTTTAAGTGGAAAAGGTAATGGAGTCTTAATTGCGGCAAGTGGCGAAGCGGTTATATCTGATAGTGAAATTGCGGGACACTTCCTTCCTCAGATTTGTGTATCTGAACAAGGGAATACGATTATTGAGCGTTCTTCTATTCACCATGGGGATCATTATGGTGTGTGGTTAACAGAACAATCATCCGCAGCTATTTTTCAATCGAATATCTATAGTCATCAACAAATTCAAGTGGTTGTGGCAGAACAAAGCTTTCTAGAAATGGATACCTCTTCTATTTATGAAGGCTATGAAAATGGACTTCACTTTTTAGAGGAAAGTAAAGGTCAGTTAACGCATTGTGAGATCTATCGTCATGGTGAAGACTACCCACAGATTATTGTTCGTGGGGCAGCGGATCCAGTATTCAAAAACTGTACCGTATCGGAAAGTCCATCGAATGCGATCTGGTTTTTAGAAGAAGCGAGAGGACGGATTGAACAGTGTCATTTTGTGAGCCATGGTTTAGCGCAGCTTGAAATTACAGATGGAAGTAAGCCTGTGATTGCACAAACCACAATAATGGAGGGTGGTCATTGTGCCATTCAAATCCGGGAGGCAGGTCCATATATAGAAGGTTGTACATTCACAGATAATGAAGCAACCATTCTTTTAGAAGGCAATTGTCCAGCTGAGATCATAGGTGATGGAGCAGAAGCTCTAGCTGATTTTGCAGAAAATAAACGTATGGAAGAGGAACGCTTATCTAATCTAGATGACAAAACGTTGGAACGAATTCAAAAAGCAAACGATCTTGCTGAGAAAGAAGCCAGAACAGCTGAGATAGTCGGATTAGTTGAAGAGCTTGAGCGACGACTTGGGAAAGGGTATTAA
- a CDS encoding M15 family metallopeptidase translates to MKKNRWLIVAISSLVLSSCSQYNQEPANDGQQEQEEPSDNETSAPSDSSPSNDEQDEQEDQEPSEDDELPEDETEDQNEEDTMSLPSEYFNEIEEVDGQPVIQNPNNILTFVNHDYHLPSDYVPEDLVIPDVKFSYGHQDIPKSYMREEAAGALEALFAGAKEENIELAAVSGYRSYDRQQELYDQAVARSGADQEFVANPGSSEHQSGLAMDVSSASVNYGLVQEYEDTEEGQWLADNAHHFGFIIRYQKEKEDITGYGYEPWHLRYVGEAAIEIYENQLALEEFFDLVKEI, encoded by the coding sequence ATGAAGAAGAATAGATGGTTGATTGTGGCGATCAGCTCGCTTGTATTAAGTAGTTGTTCACAATATAACCAAGAGCCGGCAAATGACGGTCAACAAGAGCAGGAAGAACCATCAGACAACGAGACATCAGCACCAAGTGATTCTTCGCCATCAAATGATGAGCAGGATGAACAAGAGGATCAAGAACCTTCCGAAGACGATGAATTACCTGAAGACGAAACAGAAGATCAAAACGAAGAGGACACGATGTCCCTTCCATCTGAATATTTTAACGAGATTGAGGAAGTTGATGGACAACCTGTCATTCAAAATCCTAATAACATTTTAACATTTGTGAATCACGATTATCACCTTCCAAGTGATTATGTACCAGAAGATCTTGTCATACCTGATGTGAAATTTTCATATGGACACCAGGACATCCCTAAAAGTTATATGCGCGAAGAAGCTGCCGGCGCTCTTGAAGCTTTATTTGCTGGAGCAAAAGAGGAAAACATTGAGTTAGCTGCTGTATCAGGCTATCGTTCGTATGATCGACAACAAGAATTATATGATCAAGCCGTTGCAAGATCAGGAGCAGACCAAGAATTTGTGGCAAATCCGGGCAGCAGCGAACACCAATCAGGACTAGCAATGGATGTTTCGAGTGCTAGTGTCAATTATGGATTGGTTCAAGAATATGAAGATACTGAAGAAGGACAATGGCTTGCAGATAATGCCCATCATTTTGGTTTTATCATTCGCTATCAAAAGGAAAAAGAAGATATCACCGGATATGGTTATGAGCCGTGGCACTTGCGTTATGTTGGGGAAGCTGCAATTGAGATTTATGAAAATCAATTAGCACTTGAAGAATTTTTTGATTTAGTTAAAGAAATTTAA
- the yidD gene encoding membrane protein insertion efficiency factor YidD yields MKILILAFIRFYQRFISRYTPRTCRFYPTCSQYGATVIGRFGAAKGTWLLIKRMAKCHPFHPGGIDMPPGEEDESSHTSCSHPH; encoded by the coding sequence CTGAAGATTCTGATCTTAGCTTTTATTCGGTTCTATCAACGTTTTATCTCACGCTACACCCCTCGAACCTGCCGTTTTTATCCAACCTGCTCTCAATATGGAGCAACGGTTATTGGCAGGTTTGGTGCAGCAAAAGGGACGTGGCTCCTTATCAAACGTATGGCTAAATGTCATCCCTTTCATCCAGGTGGAATTGATATGCCACCTGGAGAGGAAGATGAGTCCTCTCATACAAGTTGCAGCCATCCACATTAA
- the lepB gene encoding signal peptidase I, producing MNYLAWVKAIVIAILLAVIIRTFLFTSYEVRGESMLPTAHEGELFIINKLNYQFGEPNHDDLIVFHATQSEDYIKRVIGLPGDTIRVESDVLYINDEPVEEPYLDDVKPGPGKYTEDFDEVFVPEGHVFVMGDNRPSSLDSRRIGFISEDQIVGKVDLRFWPLSEFTFMGSK from the coding sequence GTGAACTATTTGGCTTGGGTAAAAGCAATTGTTATTGCAATTTTACTGGCAGTGATTATTCGCACCTTCCTTTTTACGAGTTACGAAGTGCGTGGAGAATCAATGCTACCAACAGCTCATGAAGGAGAGCTGTTTATTATTAATAAGTTAAACTATCAATTTGGTGAACCAAACCATGATGACTTGATTGTATTTCATGCTACACAGAGCGAAGATTATATTAAGCGAGTTATAGGGTTGCCGGGCGATACTATTAGAGTTGAGAGTGATGTGCTCTATATTAATGACGAACCAGTAGAGGAACCTTATCTAGATGACGTAAAACCAGGTCCTGGTAAATATACTGAGGATTTTGATGAGGTTTTTGTTCCAGAAGGGCATGTGTTTGTGATGGGGGATAATCGTCCTAGTAGTCTTGATAGTCGCCGGATCGGTTTTATCAGTGAAGATCAAATTGTCGGTAAGGTAGACTTACGTTTCTGGCCATTATCTGAATTCACCTTTATGGGAAGTAAATAA
- a CDS encoding PrkA family serine protein kinase, with protein sequence MSILKKIERFREEEERLKWEGTFEDYLELIKEKPYVTQTAHSRVFNMIHDAGVEEKDGKKTFSFFKEQIYGLEESIEQLVEEYFHSAAKRLDVRKRILLLMGPVSGGKSTLVTMLKRGLEQYSRTDRGAVYAIKGCPMHEDPLHLIPQHLRSDFQEEYGVKIEGHLSPLNMMRLQEEYGGRIEDVLVERIFFSEDKRTGIGTFSPSDPKSQDIADLTGSIDFSTIAEYGSESDPRAYRFDGELNKANRGMMEFQEMLKCDEKFLWHLLSLTQEGNFKAGRFALISADELIVAHTNESEYKTFISNKKNEALHSRIIVMKIPYNLKVSEEERIYKKMIDDSDLSHVHIAPHALRVAAIFTILTRLKDTTKSGIDIIKKLRLYDGESVEGFNSQDLVELKNEHTDEGMSGIDPRYVINRISSAIIRKQLTSINALDVLRSIKEGLDQHASISKEERERFMDFISVARKEYDNIAKKEVQKAFVYSYDESAKTLMDNYLDNVEAYCNKNKLRDPLTGEEMTPDEKLMRSIEEQIGISENAKKAFREEILIRISAYARKGKKFDYNSHERLREAIQKKLFADLKDIVKITTSVKTPDESQLKKVNEVIARLIDEHGYNSTSANELLRYVGSLLNR encoded by the coding sequence GTGAGCATACTTAAAAAGATTGAACGCTTTCGGGAAGAAGAAGAACGGTTGAAGTGGGAAGGAACATTTGAGGATTATTTAGAATTAATTAAGGAAAAACCTTATGTGACACAAACCGCTCATTCCAGAGTGTTTAATATGATTCATGATGCTGGAGTGGAGGAGAAGGATGGCAAGAAGACATTCTCTTTTTTTAAGGAACAAATTTATGGTTTAGAAGAATCAATTGAACAGCTTGTGGAAGAATATTTTCATTCCGCTGCCAAGAGATTAGACGTTAGAAAACGTATTCTGCTCTTAATGGGACCGGTTAGTGGCGGTAAATCAACTCTTGTAACCATGCTAAAAAGAGGATTAGAGCAGTACTCACGCACAGATCGTGGGGCGGTGTATGCCATAAAAGGATGCCCAATGCATGAAGATCCTCTACATCTTATTCCTCAACATCTACGCTCTGATTTTCAAGAGGAATATGGAGTCAAAATTGAGGGCCATCTCTCTCCATTAAATATGATGCGGTTGCAAGAAGAGTATGGAGGCAGGATTGAAGATGTATTGGTAGAGCGTATTTTCTTCTCAGAGGATAAGCGAACTGGAATCGGTACATTTAGTCCATCTGATCCGAAGTCACAAGACATTGCTGACTTAACAGGAAGCATAGACTTTTCAACGATTGCGGAATATGGCTCTGAATCTGATCCACGTGCCTATCGCTTTGACGGAGAATTAAATAAAGCGAATCGAGGCATGATGGAGTTTCAGGAGATGTTAAAATGTGATGAGAAGTTTCTGTGGCATTTGCTTTCACTAACTCAAGAAGGAAACTTTAAAGCTGGCCGATTTGCTTTAATTTCAGCAGACGAACTCATTGTAGCTCATACCAATGAGTCAGAATACAAAACTTTTATTTCTAATAAGAAAAACGAAGCTCTGCATTCAAGGATTATTGTGATGAAGATTCCATATAATCTAAAAGTGAGTGAAGAAGAGAGAATCTATAAAAAGATGATTGATGATAGTGATTTGTCTCACGTCCATATTGCCCCTCATGCCCTTAGAGTAGCCGCTATTTTTACGATCTTAACAAGATTAAAGGATACGACAAAATCGGGCATAGATATTATTAAGAAGTTACGGCTCTATGATGGAGAGAGTGTTGAAGGCTTTAACTCTCAAGACCTCGTAGAATTAAAAAATGAGCATACGGATGAAGGTATGAGCGGGATTGACCCACGTTATGTAATTAACCGAATCTCCTCAGCGATCATTCGGAAGCAGTTAACATCGATTAATGCACTTGATGTGCTTCGTTCCATTAAAGAGGGCTTAGATCAACACGCATCAATCTCCAAAGAAGAACGCGAGCGGTTTATGGACTTCATCTCTGTTGCGCGTAAGGAATACGATAATATTGCGAAAAAAGAAGTACAAAAGGCGTTTGTGTATTCCTATGATGAGTCGGCAAAAACACTTATGGATAACTACTTAGATAATGTCGAGGCCTATTGCAATAAAAACAAATTGCGGGACCCACTGACAGGAGAAGAAATGACACCTGATGAGAAACTCATGCGTTCCATTGAAGAACAAATCGGGATCTCAGAAAATGCAAAAAAGGCGTTTAGAGAAGAGATTTTGATCCGAATTTCTGCCTATGCCCGAAAAGGTAAGAAGTTTGATTACAATTCTCATGAAAGATTAAGAGAGGCCATTCAGAAAAAGTTGTTTGCTGATCTAAAGGATATTGTGAAAATCACCACATCAGTTAAAACACCAGATGAGTCTCAGCTTAAGAAAGTAAATGAAGTCATTGCCCGACTAATCGACGAACACGGCTATAACTCAACCTCAGCCAATGAATTGCTGCGTTATGTAGGAAGTCTGCTAAATCGATAG
- a CDS encoding transglycosylase domain-containing protein → MRQSTGWLIIVMLCASFVLLLTRVGAEVNDVETLSEAFDANIELGELFLSSNSYILDSEGRLVSEIYKDSNRIYKSYDQIPKLFIDSFVSTEDRRFYEHEGYDTAGIARAFVANSSSSETEQGGSTITQQLVRNIYLSHEQTYQRKLSEILYSRELEKRYTKDDILELYLNSIFFGHQAYGIESASQYYFSKSSNDLSIAQVAFLTAIPNNPSFFDPINHQERTEDRKGWVLKKMLDEEKITEEEYVEATEETIELAVQKRTDMFPDYVTYIRDEFRDLVAEEDGFNSLLDKATTPEQTDEINKELDERIQRLYDEGIAINTALKPLMQKQAVQSVINHIPNESIQGSLAVIDNESNNLVAITGGKGYEKFNFNRGYQDFRQPGSAIKPLLAYAPYIDVTGVGPSARIDSKNKCYPNGPEDYCPKNYDGKEIGSVTLSQGLASSYNTTAVALLDKTGLETSYSYLDKFHFEKVEDSDRNYLPTALGGFRKGVSPLEMTRAYTTFAHDGAYTPAHGITEVKDGAWNVLYSWDEPETQVWSKATNDKMRQMLAGVVKNGTGRSINVSAPYVGGKTGTSNNYQEIWFVGLTDQYTTGILIGRDQDLEGPKSIESFAKSNPHQKIFNDIMK, encoded by the coding sequence ATGAGACAAAGTACAGGCTGGCTAATCATCGTTATGTTATGTGCGTCATTTGTCCTGCTGTTAACTCGTGTAGGAGCAGAAGTTAATGATGTCGAAACATTATCGGAGGCGTTTGATGCGAATATTGAATTAGGTGAGTTGTTTCTCTCATCTAACAGCTATATTCTTGATTCAGAAGGACGATTAGTCTCCGAAATATACAAGGATTCCAACAGAATCTATAAATCCTATGACCAAATTCCCAAGCTGTTTATCGATTCATTTGTTTCGACAGAGGATCGTCGTTTTTATGAGCATGAAGGGTATGATACAGCTGGTATTGCACGAGCATTTGTTGCCAATTCTTCAAGCAGTGAAACTGAACAAGGTGGTAGTACGATTACACAGCAGTTGGTTCGTAATATTTACTTAAGCCATGAGCAAACGTACCAAAGAAAGCTAAGTGAAATTCTGTATTCACGTGAGCTTGAAAAACGTTATACGAAAGATGATATTCTTGAACTCTACTTAAATTCCATTTTTTTTGGTCACCAAGCATACGGAATTGAATCAGCAAGCCAATATTATTTTAGTAAAAGTAGTAATGATCTTTCGATTGCTCAAGTAGCCTTTTTAACAGCTATCCCGAATAATCCAAGTTTTTTTGATCCAATTAATCATCAAGAGCGTACCGAGGATCGTAAGGGCTGGGTTCTTAAAAAGATGCTCGATGAAGAGAAAATTACGGAAGAGGAATATGTTGAAGCGACTGAAGAAACGATTGAACTCGCTGTCCAAAAACGTACAGATATGTTTCCAGATTACGTTACGTACATACGAGATGAGTTCAGGGATCTTGTAGCAGAAGAGGATGGCTTTAACAGCCTATTAGACAAGGCGACAACACCCGAACAAACAGATGAAATCAACAAGGAATTAGATGAACGCATTCAAAGATTGTATGATGAAGGCATTGCGATCAACACAGCATTAAAACCATTAATGCAAAAACAAGCCGTTCAATCAGTAATTAATCATATTCCAAACGAATCTATTCAAGGATCGCTCGCTGTTATTGATAATGAATCAAATAATCTTGTGGCGATAACTGGCGGTAAAGGTTACGAAAAGTTTAACTTTAACCGAGGTTATCAGGATTTTAGACAACCAGGCTCGGCAATAAAACCACTACTTGCATATGCACCATACATTGATGTTACTGGTGTTGGTCCATCAGCTAGAATCGACTCTAAGAACAAATGTTATCCTAACGGTCCCGAAGACTATTGTCCAAAAAACTATGATGGTAAAGAGATTGGTTCGGTAACATTAAGCCAAGGTTTAGCAAGTTCATATAATACAACAGCCGTCGCCTTATTAGATAAAACAGGTCTTGAAACGTCCTATTCGTACCTTGATAAATTTCATTTCGAAAAAGTTGAAGATAGCGACAGAAATTACTTACCTACAGCTTTAGGTGGTTTTAGGAAAGGGGTCTCTCCACTTGAAATGACAAGAGCTTATACAACCTTTGCCCATGACGGAGCATACACTCCAGCACATGGTATTACAGAAGTGAAGGATGGAGCTTGGAACGTATTGTACAGCTGGGATGAACCAGAAACCCAGGTTTGGAGTAAAGCAACCAATGATAAGATGCGACAGATGCTTGCAGGTGTTGTGAAAAATGGTACCGGACGCTCGATTAATGTCTCTGCACCTTACGTTGGTGGAAAAACAGGTACGTCAAACAACTATCAAGAAATCTGGTTTGTTGGTTTAACTGACCAGTATACAACTGGCATTTTAATCGGACGTGATCAAGATTTAGAAGGACCAAAAAGTATTGAAAGTTTTGCTAAGTCAAATCCTCATCAAAAGATTTTTAATGATATTATGAAATAA
- a CDS encoding DUF5366 family protein — protein sequence MSNRYLTGHFALISIILFSLSLSFYAQSFILGQLENLGVYDGMLEFFTESGIKLAILFVFLLIFFMVFSALKLISDTTIQLSMLFFSKDEDGTELNKVRAGSWIFLGASLLSLLLMQEIFFIGVVFIAACIIYFMFFIYKIYDSLSILSLIGFVFFHVVFWGAFILAVGYTTLRLYNSFIQSIPF from the coding sequence ATGTCAAACCGTTATTTAACAGGGCACTTTGCTTTAATTTCTATTATACTATTTAGCTTATCTCTTTCCTTTTATGCACAATCATTTATCCTTGGACAGTTAGAAAATCTAGGTGTCTATGATGGCATGCTTGAGTTTTTTACGGAAAGCGGCATTAAATTAGCCATCCTTTTTGTCTTTTTACTGATCTTTTTTATGGTCTTCTCCGCGTTAAAACTAATCTCAGATACAACCATCCAATTATCGATGTTGTTCTTTTCAAAGGATGAGGATGGAACAGAGTTAAACAAAGTTCGCGCAGGCTCTTGGATTTTCCTTGGAGCAAGTTTACTTTCACTTTTACTCATGCAGGAAATCTTTTTTATCGGGGTCGTTTTTATTGCAGCATGTATCATTTACTTTATGTTCTTTATCTATAAAATCTATGACTCTCTCAGCATTCTTAGTCTAATCGGGTTCGTTTTTTTCCACGTAGTCTTTTGGGGCGCATTTATATTAGCAGTCGGCTACACAACCTTACGCCTATATAATAGCTTCATCCAGAGTATACCTTTCTAA
- the trmL gene encoding tRNA (uridine(34)/cytosine(34)/5-carboxymethylaminomethyluridine(34)-2'-O)-methyltransferase TrmL, translated as MGLNIVLYQPEIPANTGNIARTCAGTNTSLHLIRPLGFSTEDRMLKRAGCDYWPNVKIHYYDSFKELTDQFPEASVYLIETVGTKTYCDFDYSDVNEEIFFVFGRETTGLPDDIIESYKENCLRIPQTDKVRSLNLSNTAAIVVYEAIRQQGFQGI; from the coding sequence TTGGGCTTAAATATTGTATTATATCAACCAGAAATCCCTGCAAATACAGGTAATATTGCAAGAACATGTGCCGGTACGAACACATCTCTGCATTTAATTAGACCTCTTGGTTTTTCTACGGAAGACCGGATGTTAAAACGTGCAGGCTGTGATTATTGGCCAAATGTCAAAATTCACTATTATGATTCATTTAAAGAATTAACAGATCAGTTTCCAGAGGCATCTGTGTATTTAATTGAGACGGTTGGAACAAAAACCTATTGTGATTTTGATTACTCTGATGTAAATGAGGAGATCTTTTTTGTGTTTGGACGGGAGACAACAGGTTTACCTGATGACATTATTGAGTCATATAAGGAGAACTGCTTGCGTATTCCACAAACGGATAAAGTTCGTTCTTTGAATCTGTCGAATACAGCTGCAATTGTTGTGTATGAGGCGATTAGACAGCAAGGATTTCAAGGAATTTAG
- a CDS encoding amidase domain-containing protein produces MNIDQKTDTIAGKPFVMRNAWWNDYNPIYNKFTDNCTNFISQCLHAGGAPMNRTGQKSKGWWTEGASWSLSWTVAHSLRWYLSGSTSGLRGEEKATAQELQPGDVICYDFTGDGRWQHTTMVVAKDENNEPLVNAQTVNSRMRYWSYEDSTAWTPEIKYKFFRIVVI; encoded by the coding sequence ATGAATATCGATCAAAAAACCGATACAATCGCAGGGAAGCCGTTCGTTATGCGGAACGCTTGGTGGAATGACTATAATCCCATTTACAATAAATTTACCGATAATTGTACGAACTTTATTTCACAATGCCTTCATGCTGGTGGAGCTCCAATGAATCGAACTGGTCAGAAAAGCAAGGGGTGGTGGACGGAAGGGGCAAGCTGGAGTTTAAGCTGGACGGTTGCTCATTCATTAAGGTGGTATTTAAGTGGATCAACGTCTGGACTTAGGGGAGAAGAAAAAGCAACTGCGCAGGAATTACAGCCAGGTGATGTTATTTGTTATGACTTTACAGGGGATGGAAGGTGGCAGCATACCACGATGGTTGTGGCTAAGGATGAGAACAATGAGCCACTTGTGAATGCACAGACAGTGAATAGTAGGATGAGGTACTGGTCGTACGAGGATTCTACCGCGTGGACACCTGAGATTAAGTATAAATTTTTTCGTATTGTTGTGATATAA
- a CDS encoding GNAT family N-acetyltransferase: MTYSIRLANTTDIPDMCHLMHEAFSIYSDPPSSALDETISSITNNRQQGEQAALLFDNTNTLLAMIRFVQTDKTISFHRFAVKPSIQGKGLGSLLLTWLEDYAVHQDVLTLTCKVRKNLSQNISFYEKNGYQQDNNWTPSIQHSTPVLAFTKSITTTNKKKTRIASY; the protein is encoded by the coding sequence TTGACATATTCCATTCGTTTGGCGAATACGACCGATATTCCTGACATGTGTCATTTAATGCACGAAGCTTTTTCTATCTATTCAGACCCACCATCAAGTGCACTTGATGAAACCATCTCTTCAATCACTAATAACCGTCAGCAAGGTGAACAAGCCGCACTACTCTTTGACAACACCAACACTCTACTTGCGATGATTCGATTTGTGCAAACGGACAAAACCATTAGTTTCCATCGGTTTGCCGTTAAGCCTTCTATTCAAGGCAAGGGGCTAGGAAGTTTGTTGCTAACGTGGTTAGAAGACTATGCTGTTCATCAAGATGTGCTGACATTAACGTGTAAAGTACGAAAGAATCTTTCTCAAAATATATCATTCTACGAAAAAAACGGTTATCAACAGGACAATAATTGGACCCCTTCCATTCAACACTCAACTCCTGTGTTAGCTTTCACCAAATCCATTACGACTACAAACAAAAAAAAGACACGCATAGCCTCTTACTGA
- a CDS encoding methylated-DNA--[protein]-cysteine S-methyltransferase, translating to MNNRSACFVDEMNSPIGPLTIVASEQGVCHLHFGTIESIHSTLRAKLLKLGMSGEWQQCSETLSVAKEQLGEYFSGKRQTFDVPVDLTGTLFQKRVWEALKEIDFGQTRSYKQIAEEIGAPKAVRAIGGANNRNPVPIIIPCHRVIGSNGSMVGYGGGLDKKEMLLVHEGAREQILTH from the coding sequence ATGAACAATCGCTCCGCTTGTTTTGTGGACGAAATGAACAGCCCAATAGGACCATTAACCATTGTTGCATCAGAGCAAGGAGTGTGTCACCTCCATTTTGGAACGATTGAAAGTATTCATTCAACACTTAGAGCCAAACTTTTAAAACTCGGTATGAGTGGAGAATGGCAGCAATGTTCAGAAACGCTTTCCGTAGCTAAAGAACAGCTTGGCGAATACTTTTCTGGAAAGCGCCAAACATTTGACGTCCCAGTTGATCTAACGGGAACGCTTTTTCAAAAGCGAGTGTGGGAAGCCCTAAAGGAAATTGATTTTGGTCAAACACGCTCCTACAAACAGATTGCAGAAGAAATTGGCGCACCTAAAGCCGTACGTGCAATAGGTGGTGCAAACAATCGTAATCCCGTTCCAATCATTATTCCTTGTCATCGTGTCATTGGTAGCAACGGTTCCATGGTAGGTTATGGAGGCGGACTCGATAAAAAAGAAATGCTTCTTGTCCATGAAGGGGCAAGAGAACAAATACTAACTCATTAA
- a CDS encoding B3/B4 domain-containing protein, with the protein MLEATIDQSLHNKVPSLKFGMISYHHIAIGASPQMIQGRIRYFQEVLAVSLEEKEFTDFEGIAAWRDVFKKLGISASRYRPSHEALYRRIKKGDFLEAPHSAIDLNNFFSLEYQIPVGIYDTTHIDGPIQFKMGDAGESYDGLNGRTFSAEAKLVSADNNGPFGSPIVDSTRTSVSADTTEAIQIFYLNPNLSLEEASQLLERAAQMFTQVHGGVASWKLIDV; encoded by the coding sequence GTGTTAGAAGCTACTATTGATCAATCGTTACATAACAAAGTACCATCACTCAAATTTGGCATGATATCTTACCATCATATCGCGATTGGTGCTTCACCACAAATGATACAAGGTCGAATCAGGTATTTTCAAGAGGTACTTGCTGTTTCCCTAGAAGAAAAAGAGTTCACCGATTTTGAGGGAATTGCAGCTTGGAGAGATGTTTTTAAAAAACTTGGCATCTCTGCTTCCAGGTATCGTCCTTCTCATGAGGCCTTATACCGCCGAATCAAAAAGGGGGATTTTCTAGAAGCACCACATTCAGCGATTGATTTGAATAATTTCTTTTCACTTGAGTATCAGATTCCTGTAGGCATTTATGATACTACACATATCGATGGACCGATTCAATTTAAAATGGGTGATGCGGGCGAAAGCTATGATGGGCTAAATGGTCGTACATTTTCAGCAGAAGCAAAGCTTGTGAGTGCAGATAATAACGGACCGTTCGGAAGCCCGATTGTAGATTCAACTCGGACATCAGTTAGTGCAGACACTACGGAAGCTATACAAATTTTTTATCTGAATCCAAATCTGAGTTTGGAAGAAGCAAGCCAACTTTTAGAGCGAGCGGCTCAGATGTTTACACAAGTACATGGCGGAGTTGCCAGTTGGAAGCTAATCGACGTTTAA